The Tistrella bauzanensis nucleotide sequence GACATGATCGAAGGCGCGGGCGATGGGCGGGAAGTGATCATGCGCCGGGTCGTGCAGGGCCGCGGTTCCGGCCTCGTTGGCGTTGTCGAGGCAGCTCAGCAGCAGCGCGCCCTGTTCCGCCGCCCGCCCGAACAGCGGGTCCGAGCGCAGGACGTCGCCGGGAAACGGCACGCCGGTCGAGAAATAGGCCTGTCCGTCGGAAGCCCGCCCCAGATGTTCCACCGACAGCACCGCCGCCGGGCGCAGGCGGTCGATCAACGCGGTCATCGCCGGGCCATGATCGGTGTCGGGCGAAAACGGCTGCACCGTCGCACAGAAGGTCACCCGTGGCTGGGCGGCCACGGCATCCAGCATCGCCTGATCGACCACCGTGGCGCCGGCGCTGCGCAGGGCCGCCTGCGCCTGGGGGGCGAGCGGCGTTGAGATGACCACGGTCGATATGGCGCCGGTCGCCAGATACAGCGCCCGCGCCAGGGCCGCGACCCCGCAGGGGCCGTCCGGCTCCCCCAGCCAGGGCACCAGACCGGGCCGGACCGCGCAGCCGGTGACGAACACGACATGATCGCCCGACCGCAGCCGCCCGAGCAGGGCCGCCGCCGCCGGCACGGTCAGGGATGCGCCGCCTGCCGCCTGTGCCGCCGCGTCATGAAGCCGCGTGATCTTGCCGACAAGGTTCAGATCCAGCGTCATCAGAGTATCGAGCAGGTGCCCCAGCCGGTTCTGAAGAACGGCGGGCTCAGGAAAATAGTTCATGTACTGGAAGTAACCATTGGCCATATCGGATCTCCTCTGGATGCCTCCTTGAGAAGATATACGGCCAGATCTTATTTAAATTGACATATTGGACAATATATCCCTGTGAGCGACTGTCAGCCCGCCAGCGCCGGACAGCATGCGGCTCACGGATTGCTGACCGAGAATGCTGGAGTCGATGTGAAGCAGTTTCACGGGTGATCTTTCCTGAAATATCGCCGCGGGCTTCCGGCTCTTTACGATCCAATGGTTGGCTTCGCGCCAAGGGCCTGAAACTGCATGACGATCAGCCCGAGGAAGATCAGGCCGACACCGGCCAGGCGGAACAACGAGACGGGCTTTCGAGGCAGGCCGACGAGGCCCCACTGATCGATGATGATCGACGCCAGCATTTGCCCGGCGATCACCGCCATGATGAAGCCGGCGGCGCCGAGTTTTGGCGCAAGCATGAGCGCGCCGGTGATATAGGCGACGCCGACGATACCGCCGATCCATATCCAGCGGGGCGCCTGCGCCAGATTGGACAGGGTCGGCGCCCCCACCTTGGCCAGCGCCATGATGGGCAGGATGCAGGCGAAGCTGACGCAAAGGGAAACGAGCGTCCCCCAAAGAGGGTGGCCGAGAGCCCGTCCAAGTGCCGCATTGGCCCCGGCCTGAAACGGGACAACCGCACCGACGGCGATCGCGGCGAGGATAAGGAGCAGTGCGTTGGTTTGCATGGTGAACCTCCGATGTTCACCAGATGCACTATTTTGTTTATCGATGAAAATTCCGATATAATATCTCTTATATCCATGACGTGAATACCCTACGCGGCATCGACCTT carries:
- a CDS encoding glutamate cyclase domain-containing protein, yielding MANGYFQYMNYFPEPAVLQNRLGHLLDTLMTLDLNLVGKITRLHDAAAQAAGGASLTVPAAAALLGRLRSGDHVVFVTGCAVRPGLVPWLGEPDGPCGVAALARALYLATGAISTVVISTPLAPQAQAALRSAGATVVDQAMLDAVAAQPRVTFCATVQPFSPDTDHGPAMTALIDRLRPAAVLSVEHLGRASDGQAYFSTGVPFPGDVLRSDPLFGRAAEQGALLLSCLDNANEAGTAALHDPAHDHFPPIARAFDHVLPGTTANWAAYALTAALAALAGRPDATVDGRFDMDGVTATLAAGAIDPFGGFADRHAGTDTIEGHYHGLVVDLMARAAHGFIDARRFTDSRFTDSRGADT
- a CDS encoding DMT family transporter; the protein is MQTNALLLILAAIAVGAVVPFQAGANAALGRALGHPLWGTLVSLCVSFACILPIMALAKVGAPTLSNLAQAPRWIWIGGIVGVAYITGALMLAPKLGAAGFIMAVIAGQMLASIIIDQWGLVGLPRKPVSLFRLAGVGLIFLGLIVMQFQALGAKPTIGS